In the genome of Candoia aspera isolate rCanAsp1 chromosome 4, rCanAsp1.hap2, whole genome shotgun sequence, the window GTGTCCAGCAGAAATTCTTCATCTGCTGAACAATATCACACTGCAAATTTACTCTTACTGCTGACAGATGGATAATGATACAAGGACAATCATCATCTCCGTGGTAACAGTGTAAAGTATGTCAGAGGAACATTGCACATGGAGCTGCTGCTACTTCTTTTACAGTCCTGCCTCGGCTTCCTCAATCAGATACTCTTTGCAAACCCAATATGCCCAGAGTACAAGCCAACTAAGGGCAGTTTCAAGGCTGCAGACTTAAAGAGGACCAACAAATTAATTGTGACAAGTTCTGATACTGCTGATTGAATATGCCCTTGCCTACAAAACTTCAAACATGGCGTTAATCTTGAATGTGTCATAACAATCCATTGTTTTTCCTGTTGGTCACTAGCATGGCTAACTTTTTAGAACTTGGGGAAACATTTTTTACAGACAAACCCTACTGTGGTTTTTTTCAATACCAAGCTATGACTGTAAATTCTCTTCTTTACACACACACCCAGCAGCAATAGTTATTGAACACCAACCCTGAAATGGTGTTGCCATTTAAATATTACAAATAGGATGCTCATaaatcctcattttttttcagattaattcTGTTTTACCATTAATGATGGACAAAGATCCCGACTCTATCAACTTCAACTATTATATTTTCATCAGTATTAATGTAGCAAGTACCTCTATTTTTCTTTGGAACACAGAATTTaattctcccatttttttcattccaCTTATGGCAGCTCATTGGTAATTCCAGTATAAATAATTCATGAGACCATCCTTAACTGGTGGTATAACAATGTCTGAGTTCACTGTAATCTTGGAGATGCTCATCATACTAATAGATCCTGTTTTTTAAATTCAGCAATGAAAAATGTATCTGTGTtgccataaaaagaaaaatatgatttGAATGTTCAGGAATTTAATCAATAAAAATGTAGGACATCaaatatttatcaatcatatttctatgactgcccatctcccccgcacgggggaccctgggtggtttacaataaaatatggaTTATTTGCTGTGTTTAGAAGACTGGAAAGTATCAGAATTAATTCAAACTTAATATTGCTGAATATCCTTGAGAAGCACAAAACCCAATCATTTTGCATTCAGCTTGTACTGAGAAACCATACCTTGAATTACAATTTCTCTCATGCATACCACTTTGTACCTTGATAATCACTTACAAGCAAAAGGAAGTTTGAccaagacaaatgcaaagttcttcacttaggaaaaagaaataaacagaaatgaCAGGTAACAAACTTGGTAATAATTCAcctaaaattgtttttctttaattgttgaACATAAACTTGAATATAACATGACTGTGAAAAAAGGTAAATACAATTTTTGGTCACATCAatataaacattctcaaatcacAGGAATTTAATAACCCTGATAATTCAGGTATTATGAATCCTGAACACACAACATGTGACCCTCTAGATTCCATCCCATGCCAAACAACTGTCTAATGCTAGTTTCATTGCAGGTATCTGCAGGTTAGAAGCTGTGTTGGCCATAAATGTATAGGTTTGCTTTCTGTATATGTCACTTGAGCAATGTTAACAGAAGTGGACCTTAATCAGAATGATTATGAATGCTCTGATTTAGATAATGTCCAAATAAGTCTATCATTCCACTCCCTTTTGGGCAAGAAAGATGCTCAGGAGACTGAGGGAACCATGAGAGAGCTGGGTATATTTAGCTTTGAGATAAGATGATTGAGGATCTATAATAGCAATTTTCAGGCAGCTGCAGCTGTATCAAGGCCTAAATGTGTTCTTCATCCTAGAGTGCAAAACTCAGATAATTACAGGAAGCACATCTGGATATATACCATAAACAAAAACAGCATTTAAACTGTAACCCTGGCCTAACGATGATGCTAATATGTATGATGAAATGCACATTGAAAAATTGCAACATCAGCTCTGCCCCTTTGTACTTGTGTAACACAGTTTTACACGAGTATGTAAGGAGCCAAGTTTACATCATGTGCCCTCCCCCTGGTGGATGCCTATGAACATGGCCATTAAATTGAAAATTAATCACAGCTCCATAGCCTAAGAAATACATAGGCCTGTTGCTTTAACTTAATATAATCTAGTACTCTCATAAAAAGCTGGAATTTGCCTTTAAGCAGTAGGTAAGCCACCTACTGAAACCTGGAGAGGATTTCGGGTTGGGAGCCGGACTGCAGTTAAACGACCAATTAACTAACCCCCGACCCCCTTCTAAATCTCGCTTCCACTCCAGGCAAGCCCCCCAGCAGCGCAGCAAAAAGTAACGCAGTGTCATAACACAAATGAACTGTATTATCCCCTGAAAATCTTATTCCATGACAATTACGATTCAACTTCACCCACGCTACCTTTCCGTTAGTTCAAGATCCTATCTGCCCGGCACGCAAAGGAAGGTGCCCTCTTATTCTTCCTTCGTACAGAATTTCAAAAAATGTTCTTTCAGCTTCACATTTCAAGATCCTAActctttccatctccttccttacTATCGACGACCCAATAAATCCCCACACCATCAACACCCAAAACAGCAACGCCGCATCTGCAGCAAAGACTTTTAAAGGCCCGAGTCGGCGCGCTACGGTTGGCTCGGGAGCTTAGCTAATCGCAATCCAGAGGTGCAATTCGGTGCCGCCGGATTGGTCCGCCGCGTAGGGCTAAGGTGCAAACAGCCTTTCCCAGCAGCTTCCGATAGCTTGAAAGTGATTGATAGTAGCTTCTACCTTTCACAGAACTACTTTGCAAGTAGGCGGGACCATCAGCGCCAATCAGAAAGGAGTGCTTCTGGGAGGCCCTTAGCAAGGAAGGTCGCGCTAAAGGGAGAAGGTTTTGCGAAGTCGGGTCGGTGAGGGCGGTTGTGGTCGTCATGAGTGGGTCACTTTGCCGGCTGCCCGCAGCCTTGCGGCTGGCGGGGCGCTCACGGGTCTGGGGATATTTTGTGCGGCCGCTGAGTCAGGCGGAGTCGAGCTCCGGTGGCGGGGGCGGTGGGTCGAAGGAGGCGGTGGAGCGACTGGTGCGCGCACACCCCGTGGTGGTTTTCATGAAGGGCAGCCCGGCCCAGCCCCAGTGCGGCTTCAGCAACGCGGTGGTGCAGATCCTGCGCCTTCATGGCGTTAATGATTATCGCGCCTATGACGTCCTCCAGGACCCCGAACTCCGGCAAGGTAGGCGTCGCCTTGTTCAGCCTTCCTCTCTTCAACCGACTAGGACCCGCAGCCGTTTTCAGCCCTTTTTTAGGCCTCCACGTATTACGCACGGCGTTTCGTTTATCTGTTCTGGGGTTTTTAGGCTATATGCGtaagttttcttttcctccaaagCAATCCGAATGTTCTTTTTTCCTCAgccccccccttttccccctctcAATGACCTTATGAAGCAAGTTGGACTTACTTGACCGGACAGGCGTCACCTATTTTTGCTGGCCAAACCAAGAATTATAAACCACAGACACATTTCCATTCCATTGCACTAGGTTTTTGGGGAAAAACAGTGGCGGCAATAACCACTGTTCCCTCGCCCGCCTGCCTCTGCATAAGGGGAACGTGCTTGTTCGTATTCCTCCATTTGCTTGCCTTCATCTGGGCTAGGGCTATCTGAGCAGAAAAATGCGGACAACTAGGTAATGGCAGAGACGTCTAGTGGCCTCCGGATTTTTGGTGCTTGGTTTGACGTATGGAGCTTTCTGGCAGCTTGTGGTCTTGAGACTTTGCTGCCTGATGAAAACAATAATCTTGTCTGTTATCAAGGGGAAATTGTGAGTGAAAGCCTTCAGTCTCTAATGCCTCTCTTTGCTTTCAAAGTGGAAAAGAAGGCTGTCCAGAAATAATTCAGCATGCTTCATTTTTATATGGCAAAAAGCCCTACTGTATTGAATTCACTGAAACTTTTAATTTGCTGCAAATAAAATAGCACTACTGCTGAATATTCT includes:
- the GLRX5 gene encoding glutaredoxin-related protein 5, mitochondrial, whose protein sequence is MSGSLCRLPAALRLAGRSRVWGYFVRPLSQAESSSGGGGGGSKEAVERLVRAHPVVVFMKGSPAQPQCGFSNAVVQILRLHGVNDYRAYDVLQDPELRQGIKNYSNWPTIPQVYLNGEFVGGCDILLQMHQSGDLVEELKKLGIQSALLESEKDHGKK